In Trichoderma atroviride chromosome 2, complete sequence, one DNA window encodes the following:
- a CDS encoding uncharacterized protein (CAZy:GH5~CAZy:GH1), translating into MLPKDFQWGFATAAYQIEGAIDKDGRAPSIWDTFCAIPGKIADGTSGVTACDSYNRTAEDIALLKSLGAKSYRFSISWSRIVPKGGRNDPVNKAGINHYAQFVDDLLEAGITPFITLFHWDLPEELHQRYGGLLNRDEFPLDFENYARIMFQSLPKVKNWITFNEPLCSAIPGYGSGTFAPGRQSTSEPWTVGHNILVAHGRAVKAYREEFKTTDDSQIGIVLNGDFTYPWDSSDPADREAAERRLEFFTAWFADPIYLGEYPASMRRQLGDRLPTFTAEEKAFVLGSNDFYGMNHYTSNYIRHRTSPATADDTVGNVDCLFYNKQGQCIGPETQSPWLRPCPAGFRDFLVWISKRYNYPRIYVTENGTSIKGENDLPKEKILEDEFRVKYYNDYIRAMVTAVTLDGVNVKGYFAWSLMDNFEWADGYVTRFGVTYVDYENGQQRFPKKSAKSLKPLFDELIDKE; encoded by the exons ATGTTGCCCAAAGACTTTCAGTGGGGCTTTGCTACGGCTGC CTATCAAATCGAAGGCGCCATCGACAAAGACGGCCGCGCTCCCAGCATCTGGGACACCTTTTGCGCCATCCCCGGCAAGATTGCCGATGGCACATCCGGCGTCACGGCCTGTGACTCGTACAACCGCACGGCCGAGGATATTGCGCTTCTGAAATCGCTTGGAGCCAAGTCTTAccgcttctccatctcttggtCTCGAATCGTCCCCAAGGGCGGCCGCAACGATCCCGTCAACAAGGCAGGAATCAACCACTATGCGCAATTTGTCGACGACTTGCTCGAGGCGGGCATTACCCCTTTTATCACGCTTTTCCACTGGGATCTGCCCGAGGAGCTGCACCAGCGATATGGCGGCTTGTTGAACCGTGACGAGTTCCCGCTGGACTTTGAAAACTATGCTCGCATCATGTTCCAGTCACTGCCCAAAGTCAAGAACTGGATTACCTTCAACGAACCTCTTTGCTCCGCCATCCCAGGTTATGGCTCCGGAACTTTTGCTCCAGGACGTCAGAGCACTTCAGAGCCCTGGACTGTTGGTCACAACATCCTCGTTGCTCATGGCCGCGCTGTAAAGGCCTATCGAGAGGAGTTCAAGACGACCGACGACAGCCAGATCGGCATTGTCCTCAACGGCGACTTTACTTATCCCTGGGACTCTTCAGACCCCGCTGACAGGGAGGCGGCTGAACGTAGATTGGAATTCTTCACGGCGTGGTTTGCCGACCCAATCTACCTGGGAGAATATCCTGCATCTATGCGTAGACAGCTCGGAGATCGACTGCCAACGTTCACAGCCGAGGAGAAGGCCTTTGTTCTGGGCTCCAACGACTTCTACGGCATGAACCACTACACATCCAACTACATCCGCCACCGCACTTCGCCCGCCACTGCTGACGACACCGTGGGCAACGTCGACTGCCTGTTCTACAACAAGCAAGGCCAGTGCATCGGCCCAGAGACGCAATCTCCATGGCTGCGCCCTTGCCCGGCCGGCTTCCGTGATTTCCTCGTCTGGATCAGCAAGCGATACAACTACCCCCGGATTTACGTGACGGAGAACGGCACCAGCATCAAGGGCGAGAACGATCTGCCCAAGGAGAAGATCCTCGAGGATGAGTTCCGAGTCAAGTACTACAACGACTACATCCGCGCCATGGTTACGGCCGTGACGCTGGACGGCGTGAATGTAAAGGGCTATTTCGCCTGGTCGCTGATGGACAATTTTGAGTGGGCGGATGGTTACGTGACGAGATTTGGGGTGACGTATGTGGATTACGAGAATGGACAGCAGAGGTTCCCTAAGAAGAGcgcaaagagcttgaagccTTTGTTTGATGAGCTGATTGACaaagagtaa
- a CDS encoding uncharacterized protein (EggNog:ENOG41) → MGEGQALEALGVTPDSIWGDEDETIVYAQVLGQGKAMIFRFQRSHDSLPQSLPSRIVCCYHDLEVPDGAFTFQNRSSMRSALWSAIAMIWPHCIMDPAIVDPGVVVDIIPGETQEIVWRAYQEPLFKQYLALLRDIEPSDLVAQGHSPRILDISEIVLLEALGGRGCSKRVQFEDAGKVSTFVFKGIDFQTYLQLHDDDDELTRTMVDVWRRSSKLIANMPRHPNIQSPPLNLVSVRDSNQNTVLVGHLSTYFAGGDLRNAIEAANARESHISLQQKAKWCHQMCLAITHTHRVAHTFHMDIKPGNFIIGDQGNLILIDWEQSGAPATTLAPEADGTWDVEEQNIKENGPTRLAYTKYTGPERRKMPEGSGQETFNVWNVFPEWQVSCPKAIELAEVFALGRTMWMLLSQIANDFDEVEHPDDVQVTWTGNNNLPSQWVQIVENCMKVDPNDRPLLENLTEFWKGEAYSLR, encoded by the coding sequence ATGGGAGAAGGACAAGCCCTTGAAGCGCTCGGCGTTACCCCCGACAGCATCTGgggcgacgaagatgaaacCATTGTCTATGCCCAAGTACTTGGACAAGGAAAGGCAATGATTTTCCGTTTCCAGCGGAGCCATGACAGCTTGCCCCAGTCGTTGCCAAGCCGGATTGTCTGCTGCTATCACGATCTCGAGGTGCCGGATGGGGCATTCACTTTCCAGAATCGCAGCTCAATGCGAAGCGCTTTATGGTCTGCCATAGCCATGATCTGGCCTCATTGCATCATGGACCCCGCAATTGTCGACCCTGGTGTTGTAGTTGATATCATTCCTGGAGAGACCCAGGAGATTGTCTGGAGAGCTTACCAAGAACCGCTCTTTAAGCAGTATCTCGCGCTCCTCCGTGATATCGAGCCAAGCGACTTGGTTGCTCAGGGCCATTCTCCTCGTATTCTTGACATCTCCGAGATTGTCCTACTCGAGGCATtgggcggcagaggctgctcCAAGCGGGTGCAGTTTGAAGATGCAGGCAAAGTATCAACGTTTGTCTTCAAAGGGATTGATTTTCAAACGTACCTGCAACTTcacgatgacgacgacgaattGACCCGCACCATGGTCGATGTTTGGAGACGTTCTAGCAAATTAATCGCGAACATGCCACGCCATCCAAACATCCAATCGCCACCACTGAACCTAGTATCGGTTCGCGACTCCAATCAGAACACTGTGCTTGTTGGTCATCTATCGACTTACTTCGCTGGAGGTGACCTTCGTAACGCAATTGAAGCAGCCAATGCAAGAGAATCGCACATCTCCTTGCAGCAAAAAGCTAAATGGTGTCATCAAATGTGTCTGGCGATAACGCACACCCACAGGGTCGCGCATACTTTCCACATGGATATAAAGCCCGGGAATTTTATTATTGGCGACCAAGGGAACCTGATCCTTATTGACTGGGAACAAAGCGGTGCACCAGCAACCACACTCGCCCCCGAGGCAGACGGGACCTGGGACGTGGAAGAACAGAATATCAAGGAGAACGGACCGACGAGGCTGGCCTACACCAAATATACGGGCCCAGAACGTCGGAAAATGCCCGAAGGCAGTGGACAGGAGACCTTTAATGTTTGGAATGTCTTCCCAGAGTGGCAAGTGAGTTGCCCTAAAGCTATTGAGCTGGCAGAGGTGTTTGCGTTAGGGAGGACCATGTGGATGCTTCTGAGCCAGATAGCCAACGACTTTGACGAGGTTGAGCACCCCGATGATGTTCAGGTCACCTGGACAGGAAACAACAACCTTCCATCTCAATGGGTCCAAATTGTGGAAAATTGCATGAAAGTCGATCCAAACGATCGTCCATTGTTAGAGAACTTGACAGAGTTCTGGAAAGGCGAAGCATATTCCTTGAGATAG
- a CDS encoding uncharacterized protein (EggNog:ENOG41), which yields MSVAVIGMGARLPGDASSPEGFWNMLVAARSAQSDVPKSRYNSDAFYHPHYGRTNAITARKAHFLAEDPLTFDAPFFSIKPKEAEEMDPQQRNLLEVSYQALENAGLSIDAIKGSKTCCFVGAFGGDYRDLLIRDNDNLGQYTAAGLWGALAANRVSWFFDLKGPSMTLDSACSSSLVALHLACQSIVRGESQMGIAAGSNLLLGPDAAMFLSAGGMLSPDSKSQAFDHKANGYARGEGFGALILKNLDDAIRDGDPIRAIIRGTACNHDGKSPAVGHPSSVGQAALIRTAYETAGLSPLETGYFEAHGTGTKVGDAVETSAISEVFGPGRSSDLFIGSVKTNIGHTEATAGIAGVMKAIFIVERGLIPPNIWYAIIEYD from the exons ATGAGTGTCGCAGTGATCGGCATGGGTGCCAGGCTCCCAGGGGACGCTTCATCCCCCGAGGGCTTCTGGAACATGCTCGTGGCGGCACGCTCAGCGCAATCTGACGTACCAAAGTCCAGATATAATTCTGATGCCTTCTATCATCCTCATTATGGTAGAACAAATGCC ATTACCGCTCGCAAAGCACACTTTTTAGCAGAAGATCCATTAACCTTTGATGCTCCGTTCTTCTCTATCAAGCCAAAAGAGGCCGAAGAAATGGATCCCCAACAACGGAATCTTCTTGAAGTTTCATATCAGGCATTAGAAAATG CCGGTCTGTCCATCGATGCTATCAAGGGGTCAAAGACATGTTGTTTTGTTGGTGCTTTTGGAGGGGATTACCGGGATCTCTTGATACGTGACAATGATAATTTGGGCCAATACACGGCAGCGGGACTTTGGGGTGCGCTTGCCGCCAACCGCGTCTCATGGTTCTTCGACCTCAAAGGCCCCAGCATGACTCTGGATAGTGCATGTTCCTCTAGTCTGGTAGCTTTACATCTTGCTTGCCAAAGCATTGTCCGAGGAGAATCACAGATG GGTATCGCAGCCGGATCAAATCTACTTCTCGGGCCTGATGCGGCCATGTTTTTAAGCGCCGGAGGTATGCTCTCACCAGATTCCAAGTCGCAGGCTTTTGACCACAAGGCAAACGGCTACGCCCGCGGCGAGGGGTTCGGGGCCTTGATCTTAAAGAACCTCGACGATGCCATTCGTGATGGTGACCCTATTCGAGCCATCATTCGGGGAACAGCGTGCAATCATGACGGCAAGTCACCTGCTGTTGGGCACCCAAGCTCGGTTGGACAGGCAGCTTTGATTCGCACTGCTTATGAGACAGCTGGTCTGTCACCTCTGGAAACAGGATACTTTGAGGCGCACGGTACCGGCACCAAAGTGGGAGACGCGGTGGAAACGAGTGCAATTTCCGAAGTATTTGGCCCCGGACGTTCTTCAGATTTATTTATCGGATCTGTGAAGACAAACATCGGCCACACTGAAGCTACGGCAGGTATTGCTGGAGTGATGAAGGCAATTTTCATTGTGGAGCGCGGGTTGATCCCGCCCAATATTTGGTACGCCATCATCGAGTATGACTGA